Within the Catalinimonas niigatensis genome, the region ATTTCGTGTCACTGGAAGATGGCAAAGTAGTAGAAGAGAAACTTGAGGCAGTGATCCTCAAATAAATGGCTGAGGCGAAGCATTACACGCTATTGTTAATGGAAAGTTACTCCTCAACAATCAAAAACTAAATACTGCTAAACTATGCTAAATGTAGCTCTTCATATCATCGGTGTAAAGCCATCGTTTCACATACCTCAATCTATTGAACATGAGTATCAGAGACGCTTATAACAGTTGGGCCATTCAGTACGACACCAACCAAAACAAAACCAGAGATCTGGAAGGAATAGCCTTAAGGGAAACATTGCATCCCCTCAACTTTGAGCATTGTCTGGAGATCGGTTGTGGCACCGGGAAAAACAGTCAGTGGCTGGCAGAAAAATCTGCTAATCTGACTGCTGTAGATCTTTCTGAGGAAATGCTCAACAGGGCCAGACAAAAAGTGGAGGCAGAGCATGTCAGCTTTGTACAGGCGGACATTACCAAAGCCTGGTCTTTTGTGGACAAGCATTTTGATCTCATCAGTTTTAGCCTGGTGCTGGAGCATATCGCTGATCTTGATCACATATTTGCTGAAGTGAATAAAGTTCTTCATCCGGGGGGATTCGTGTATCTGGGAGAACTGCATCCCTTTAAGCAATATACAGGCACAAAAGCCAGATTTGACACTGAATCGGGCAGGCAGATAGTGGAATGTTATACTCACAATATCTCGGATTTTGTACTGGCAGGAAAGCAGTCTGACTTAAAGCTAATTGATATGAATGAGTATTTTGATGAAGGAGACAGGAGTAGCATTCCCCGTATATTGACCATGCTTTTTCAGAAGCCTTTTTCCCATTGATTGTACTTAAACTTCAAATGGATGCTGAGTATAGAGATCAAAAAACTAGAAACTCATGACATTGATCAATTCATAGCACTAATCCGGGTGTTTGAAGATGTCTTTGAGATGAAGGCCTTCCTGATGCCGGAGCGCCATTATCTGCAACAGTTGCTGGCAAAGGATGACTTTTTTGTATTTGTTGCCTTATCAGAAGGTAATGTGTTGGGTGGTCTGACTTCCTATACTTTACAGCAGTATTATTCTACCTCACCTCTGGTATATATTTATGATCTGGCAGTGCAGACTGATTTTCAGCGGAAAGGGATTGGTAAAAAGTTAATATCTGCGATCACAAAATATTGCAAAGAAATGGACATGGAAGAGGTATTTGTTCAAGCCGATGAAGTAGATGACTACGCCTTGGATTTCTACCGTTCTACCGGGGCAACTTCCGAAAAAGTGGTCCATTTCTATTATCCTTTGAACAAATCATAACTTGGTCTACAAAACTCAAATGTAGTGCTTGTCTGTGCTTTAATACGTTCTGGCCTTTCTACGAGTCAGGCTTTCTTTCCTGAGCATTTTGGCTTCTACATAAAAGGTAGCAAAAGGAATCAGCGAAGCGGCTAATGCCAGAGCGGTAGCGCTTAAAGGCCAGCGATAACGATAGGCTACCAGTAAGACCAATGCAATATATACAATAAACAATAGGCCATGAGCATAACCCACCACCATATTAGGTTCAGGCATATCGGCCAGATATTTCAGGGGCATAGTAACGCCCAGCAATA harbors:
- a CDS encoding class I SAM-dependent methyltransferase; protein product: MSIRDAYNSWAIQYDTNQNKTRDLEGIALRETLHPLNFEHCLEIGCGTGKNSQWLAEKSANLTAVDLSEEMLNRARQKVEAEHVSFVQADITKAWSFVDKHFDLISFSLVLEHIADLDHIFAEVNKVLHPGGFVYLGELHPFKQYTGTKARFDTESGRQIVECYTHNISDFVLAGKQSDLKLIDMNEYFDEGDRSSIPRILTMLFQKPFSH
- a CDS encoding GNAT family N-acetyltransferase; the protein is MLSIEIKKLETHDIDQFIALIRVFEDVFEMKAFLMPERHYLQQLLAKDDFFVFVALSEGNVLGGLTSYTLQQYYSTSPLVYIYDLAVQTDFQRKGIGKKLISAITKYCKEMDMEEVFVQADEVDDYALDFYRSTGATSEKVVHFYYPLNKS
- a CDS encoding DUF3817 domain-containing protein, with protein sequence MMQTQDRSIKQLRLAAILEGISYLLLLGVTMPLKYLADMPEPNMVVGYAHGLLFIVYIALVLLVAYRYRWPLSATALALAASLIPFATFYVEAKMLRKESLTRRKARTY